One region of Corvus moneduloides isolate bCorMon1 chromosome 1, bCorMon1.pri, whole genome shotgun sequence genomic DNA includes:
- the JCAD gene encoding junctional protein associated with coronary artery disease isoform X2, whose protein sequence is MFSVEDLLISHGYKLSKNPPVSYENRYDGYRHEITGNRSAQRTTLNGTEAESRAGAYSKKPLVKTSSSSTESSHGSQGRQAGPGYHHDLQGLSTFHTSEGGVYDRPHLAWSPQPKTDKDLAYWRRRGQDFSVLLSYSQKASGEMKGLAAAPGAPRHPKENQMKAGTGARHVRRSGLQESCEVPSTCKWQSLEVESWNQPKKVGRQMSEGDREKLLQELYSLTLGDNVLSSHSRGKSQSLPRVLSPESMRCVEMASLTNSNNSLSVTKTPLYPPNRLSVEPAKHHGTGGHFLPLVKPKYGRPLKPPSYELQQQTRAPAETMGFQDHYQKEEPISYLAKVNEPRQDADSGLEPPVYVPPPSYKSPPHQHVTPRSPSEVPNADPCASSDPQGPAERVVPCQRPAMNTFEVGGDPCKDNHFPHGKQSHARRPADHLRSVQYIPFDDPRIRHIKIAPLEGLQGNSKHTENACSPSSGALQERNLEVQYNSAFVDASNLSSSAKGERTSDSSTHSNRWLAPSVRNQENCALPDQRDNCSATNHSPRNEASTEYTKGKLSVRNSHMDNTCETVTKVKKFEPGTGMQSKKSSKKKMNETIFCLVSIPVKSESNLPDTDRNNNITQSPDKNGFDHNGALQEQSLLSMSSTDLELQALTGSMTNKNELQKQELWRPEEFKQMNDLRFIQPTKHRELKYSGSWPGDQYKDQQTQTSFSEEPESPQFFHGTKPGQPDSSKLLSPKLLGCTASTMGAKQTGSPSDERGCRQSGYGMKGQTHLSQSSNSAFSRTATSVLQAPSPKAHQSQPVPVQERENGLLFKGDVVKGETGAPCNSKELFGQFLLKPVSRRPWDAISELESFNKELQGQEESTSSEEDLASAAAPLQTGAFTQRRESRNQKSSQEPKHGGKSEVVVPEVPVFRSGRVKSKSESWSMGTECGGAEPRGVGSQGSSKPGGSSEGVRPADGSLITKMGMGEAKSRTSKQPVHVGPVKRILSSSPSSSCHSNPFNNPVLQEMSEDQNYLDFVKLSKGATPTNDRVLERGSVVRLSLTKRNQRCSEPDLRSVGLDVAPEPGANNSDHSSDANAVEIPVNESLQARAARILGIDIAVESLLPDDHAGPHPGTSPSNGAQDFESSSVGSTVSNKEGKKEDSYEGRRKCGWTESALFVRAGGRSLHPDECQATHQEASTKPLVTEHVVEQPVSPKQGEDQNLVCKSAAYQHSEKRVRSTSKVIETLQGKLTSPPSRTAMDRLVRMKEVDSVSRMRRLSIKSADSGEEVDEEKLLKVPEERGSKLASSGAVSKRVISLSENGCLGGMDKKKIDRDFSLDTYDPTKVEKV, encoded by the exons ATGTTCAGTGTCGAAGACCTCCTGATTTCTCATGGATACAAATTGTCCAAAAATCCCCCTGTTTCATATGAGAACAGGTATGATGGATACCGGCATGAAATCACAGGGAACAGATCTGCTCAGAGAACAACACTGAATGGGACTGAAGCAGAATCCAGAGCTGGGGCGTACAGCAAAAAACCTCTGGTGAAAACCAGCTCgagcagcactgaaagcagcCATGGGAGCCAAGGGAGGCAAGCAGGTCCTGGTTACCACCATGACCTTCAGGGTTTGTCCACTTTTCATACTTCAGAAGGGGG ggtttaTGACAGGCCTCATTTAGCATGGTCTCCCCAGCCCAAGACTGATAAAGATCTCGCCTACTGGAGAAGACGAGGACAGGACTTCAGTGTACTACTGAGCTATTCCCAGAAAGCCAGTGGGGAGATGAaaggcctggctgcagccccaggagcaccccGGCACCCCAAGGAGAATCAGATGAAGGCGGGGACAGGTGCGCGGCATGTCAGAAGAAGCGGCTTGCAGGAAAGCTGTGAAGTGCCCAGCACCTGCAAATGGCAAAGTCTGGAAGTGGAAAGCTGGAACCAGCCAAAAAAGGTAGGGAGGCAAATGTCCGAGGGTGACAGGGAGAAGCTGCTTCAAGAGCTGTATTCGCTGACATTGGGAGACAATGTActcagctcccacagcagggggAAATCACAGTCGTTGCCAAGGGTCCTTTCGCCTGAGAGCATGAGGTGCGTGGAAATGGCCTCCCTGACCAACAGTAACAACTCGCTCAGCGTAACTAAAACCCCCTTGTATCCCCCAAACAGACTGAGTGTGGAACCAGCCAAGCACCATGGAACGGGAGGCCATTTCCTTCCCCTGGTGAAGCCCAAGTATGGGAGGCCTCTTAAGCCTCCATCCTACgaactgcagcagcagactAGGGCACCTGCAGAAACCATGGGTTTCCAGGACCACTACCAGAAAGAGGAACCTATCTCCTACTTAGCCAAAGTGAATGAGCCAAGGCAAGATGCAGACTCTGGTTTGGAGCCCCCAGTGTACGTACCTCCTCCTTCTTACAAATCCCCACCTCACCAACACGTGACCCCACGTTCCCCCAGTGAAGTGCCTAACGCTGACCCGTGCGCCAGCAGTGATCCACAGGGTCCTGCAGAGAGGGTTGTCCCCTGCCAACGACCAGCCATGAATACTTTTGAAGTGGGGGGTGACCCTTGCAAAGACAACCATTTTCCTCATGGGAAGCAAAGCCATGCAAGGCGCCCTGCTGACCACCTGCGTTCTGTTCAGTATATTCCCTTTGATGATCCTCGGATACGACATATTAAAATTGCACCACTGGAAGGTCTGCAGGGCAACTCTAAACACACTGAAAATGCATGTAGTCCCAGTTCTGGTGCTTTGCAAGAGAGAAATCTTGAAGTACAGTACAACAGTGCCTTTGTGGATGCATCAAACTTGTCCAGTTCTGCAAAGGGAGAAAGAACTTCTGACAGCTCCACCCATAGCAACAGATGGTTGGCACCATCCGTTCGAAATCAGGAAAATTGTGCCTTGCCGGACCAAAGAGACAATTGTAGTGCAACTAATCACAGCCCCCGTAACGAAGCCAGCACAGAGTACACAAAAGGCAAACTTTCTGTAAGAAATTCACATATGGACAACACCTGTGAGACTGTTACAAAAGTGAAAAAGTTTGAACCTGGAACTGGGATGCAGAGCAAAAAgagttcaaagaaaaaaatgaatgaaactATATTTTGTTTGGTCTCCATCCCAGTTAAATCAGAATCCAATCTGCCAGATACAGATAGGAACAACAACATAACTCAGAGCCCTGATAAGAACGGGTTTGATCACAATGGGGCTTTGCAAGAACAAAGTCTCTTAAGTATGTCTTCAACAGACTTGGAGTTACAAGCACTTACAGGAAGCATGACCAATAAAAATGAGTTACAAAAACAAGAGCTGTGGAGACCAGAAGAGTTCAAACAAATGAATGACCTCAGATTTATTCAGCCCACAAAACACAGAGAGCTCAAATATTCTGGCTCCTGGCCAGGTGATCAGTACAAAGACCAGCAGACACAGACCAGTTTCTCTGAAGAACCTGAGAGCCCACAATTTTTCCATGGTACAAAGCCTGGGCAGCCTGATAGTAGCAAACTGCTGTCTCCAAAACTCCTGGGATGTACAGCATCCACGATGGGGGCAAAACAGACAGGATCACCTTCTGATGAaagaggctgcaggcagagcgGTTACGGTATGAAGGGCCAGACACACCTCAGCCAGTCTAGCAACAGTGCATTTTCCAGGACTGCCACCTCAGTCCTTCAGGCTCCCTCCCCAAAAGCCCACCAGAGCCAGCCTGTGCCTGTCCAAGAGAGGGAAAATGGCCTTCTTTTCAAGGGAGATGTAGTTAAGGGAGAAACAGGTGCTCCCTGCAACAGTAAAGAGCTGTTTGGGCAGTTCCTGTTGAAACCTGTAAGTCGCCGTCCCTGGGATGCAATAAGTGAGCTAGAAAGTTTTAACAAGGAGCTgcaagggcaggaggagagcacaAGCAGTGAAGAAGATTTGGcaagtgctgcagctcctctgcagacAGGTGCCTTTACGCAGAGGAGGGAGTCCAGAAATCAGAAGTCAAGCCAGGAGCCAAAACATGGTGGGAAATCAGAAGTGGTTGTGCCAGAGGTGCCTGTATTTAGGTCAGGAAGGGTTAAAAGTAAGTCTGAAAGTTGGAGCATGGGGACAGAGTGTGGTGGTGCCGAGCCAAGAGGTGTTGGCTCTCAAGGCTCCTCAAAGCCAGGCGGGAGCAGTGAAGGAGTCAGGCCAGCAGATGGAAGTCTGATAACAAAAATGGGGATGGGGGAAGCCAAGAGCAGAACGAGCAAACAGCCAGTTCATGTTGGCCCTGTCAAAAGAATTTTGTCCAGTAGCCCAAGTAGTTCATGTCACAGTAATCCTTTCAATAACCCTGTTTTGCAGGAGATGAGTGAAGACCAAAATTACCTAGACTTTGTTAAACTGAGCAAAGGGGCAACTCCCACAAATGACAGGGTATTAGAGAGAGGGTCAGTAGTACGCTTGTCACTAACAAAGAGGAACCAAAGGTGCTCTGAGCCAGATTTGAGGTCAGTGGGACTTGATGTGGCCCCAGAACCTGGTGCTAACAACTCTGATCACTCTTCAGATGCAAATGCAGTGGAAATCCCTGTGAATGAGTCATTGCAGGCAAGAGCTGCAAGAATTTTAGGTATAGATATTGCAGTGGAGTCTCTCCTTCCAGATGACCACGCCGGGCCCCACCCAGGCACTAGCCCTTCAAATGGTGCTCAGGACTTTGAGTCATCATCAGTGGGGAGCACAGTAAGtaacaaagaaggaaaaaaagaggattcTTATGAAGGCAGACGAAAGTGTGGCTGGACAGAGAGTGCTCTCTTTGTCAGAGCTGGAGGACGATCTTTACACCCTGATGAATGCCAGGCCACTCACCAGGAAGCCAGCACTAAACCACTGGTAACTGAGCATGTTGTTGAACAACCTGTGAGTCCCAAGCAAGGTGAGGACCAAAACTTGGTTTGTAAGTCAGCTGCATATCAGCATTCAGAAAAGAGAGTGAGGAGCACCTCGAAAGTGATAGAGACACTCCAAGGCAAGCTTACGTCTCCACCCAGCCGGACTGCCATGGATCGCTTGGTGCGAATGAAAGAAGTTGACTCTGTGTCGCGGATGAGACGTCTGAGCATTAAGAGCGCGGACTCAGGAGAGGAGGTGGATGAGGAGAAGCTGTTGAAGGTcccagaggagagaggaagcaaACTGGCAAGCTCAGGGGCTGTTTCCAAGCGTGTTATCTCTCTCAGTGAAAATGGATGTTTAGGTGGAATGGACAAGAAGAAGATCgacagagatttttctttag ATACATATGACCCCACAAAAGTTGAAAAGGTGTGA
- the JCAD gene encoding junctional protein associated with coronary artery disease isoform X3 — protein sequence MKGLAAAPGAPRHPKENQMKAGTGARHVRRSGLQESCEVPSTCKWQSLEVESWNQPKKVGRQMSEGDREKLLQELYSLTLGDNVLSSHSRGKSQSLPRVLSPESMRCVEMASLTNSNNSLSVTKTPLYPPNRLSVEPAKHHGTGGHFLPLVKPKYGRPLKPPSYELQQQTRAPAETMGFQDHYQKEEPISYLAKVNEPRQDADSGLEPPVYVPPPSYKSPPHQHVTPRSPSEVPNADPCASSDPQGPAERVVPCQRPAMNTFEVGGDPCKDNHFPHGKQSHARRPADHLRSVQYIPFDDPRIRHIKIAPLEGLQGNSKHTENACSPSSGALQERNLEVQYNSAFVDASNLSSSAKGERTSDSSTHSNRWLAPSVRNQENCALPDQRDNCSATNHSPRNEASTEYTKGKLSVRNSHMDNTCETVTKVKKFEPGTGMQSKKSSKKKMNETIFCLVSIPVKSESNLPDTDRNNNITQSPDKNGFDHNGALQEQSLLSMSSTDLELQALTGSMTNKNELQKQELWRPEEFKQMNDLRFIQPTKHRELKYSGSWPGDQYKDQQTQTSFSEEPESPQFFHGTKPGQPDSSKLLSPKLLGCTASTMGAKQTGSPSDERGCRQSGYGMKGQTHLSQSSNSAFSRTATSVLQAPSPKAHQSQPVPVQERENGLLFKGDVVKGETGAPCNSKELFGQFLLKPVSRRPWDAISELESFNKELQGQEESTSSEEDLASAAAPLQTGAFTQRRESRNQKSSQEPKHGGKSEVVVPEVPVFRSGRVKSKSESWSMGTECGGAEPRGVGSQGSSKPGGSSEGVRPADGSLITKMGMGEAKSRTSKQPVHVGPVKRILSSSPSSSCHSNPFNNPVLQEMSEDQNYLDFVKLSKGATPTNDRVLERGSVVRLSLTKRNQRCSEPDLRSVGLDVAPEPGANNSDHSSDANAVEIPVNESLQARAARILGIDIAVESLLPDDHAGPHPGTSPSNGAQDFESSSVGSTVSNKEGKKEDSYEGRRKCGWTESALFVRAGGRSLHPDECQATHQEASTKPLVTEHVVEQPVSPKQGEDQNLVCKSAAYQHSEKRVRSTSKVIETLQGKLTSPPSRTAMDRLVRMKEVDSVSRMRRLSIKSADSGEEVDEEKLLKVPEERGSKLASSGAVSKRVISLSENGCLGGMDKKKIDRDFSLDTYDPTKVEKV from the exons ATGAaaggcctggctgcagccccaggagcaccccGGCACCCCAAGGAGAATCAGATGAAGGCGGGGACAGGTGCGCGGCATGTCAGAAGAAGCGGCTTGCAGGAAAGCTGTGAAGTGCCCAGCACCTGCAAATGGCAAAGTCTGGAAGTGGAAAGCTGGAACCAGCCAAAAAAGGTAGGGAGGCAAATGTCCGAGGGTGACAGGGAGAAGCTGCTTCAAGAGCTGTATTCGCTGACATTGGGAGACAATGTActcagctcccacagcagggggAAATCACAGTCGTTGCCAAGGGTCCTTTCGCCTGAGAGCATGAGGTGCGTGGAAATGGCCTCCCTGACCAACAGTAACAACTCGCTCAGCGTAACTAAAACCCCCTTGTATCCCCCAAACAGACTGAGTGTGGAACCAGCCAAGCACCATGGAACGGGAGGCCATTTCCTTCCCCTGGTGAAGCCCAAGTATGGGAGGCCTCTTAAGCCTCCATCCTACgaactgcagcagcagactAGGGCACCTGCAGAAACCATGGGTTTCCAGGACCACTACCAGAAAGAGGAACCTATCTCCTACTTAGCCAAAGTGAATGAGCCAAGGCAAGATGCAGACTCTGGTTTGGAGCCCCCAGTGTACGTACCTCCTCCTTCTTACAAATCCCCACCTCACCAACACGTGACCCCACGTTCCCCCAGTGAAGTGCCTAACGCTGACCCGTGCGCCAGCAGTGATCCACAGGGTCCTGCAGAGAGGGTTGTCCCCTGCCAACGACCAGCCATGAATACTTTTGAAGTGGGGGGTGACCCTTGCAAAGACAACCATTTTCCTCATGGGAAGCAAAGCCATGCAAGGCGCCCTGCTGACCACCTGCGTTCTGTTCAGTATATTCCCTTTGATGATCCTCGGATACGACATATTAAAATTGCACCACTGGAAGGTCTGCAGGGCAACTCTAAACACACTGAAAATGCATGTAGTCCCAGTTCTGGTGCTTTGCAAGAGAGAAATCTTGAAGTACAGTACAACAGTGCCTTTGTGGATGCATCAAACTTGTCCAGTTCTGCAAAGGGAGAAAGAACTTCTGACAGCTCCACCCATAGCAACAGATGGTTGGCACCATCCGTTCGAAATCAGGAAAATTGTGCCTTGCCGGACCAAAGAGACAATTGTAGTGCAACTAATCACAGCCCCCGTAACGAAGCCAGCACAGAGTACACAAAAGGCAAACTTTCTGTAAGAAATTCACATATGGACAACACCTGTGAGACTGTTACAAAAGTGAAAAAGTTTGAACCTGGAACTGGGATGCAGAGCAAAAAgagttcaaagaaaaaaatgaatgaaactATATTTTGTTTGGTCTCCATCCCAGTTAAATCAGAATCCAATCTGCCAGATACAGATAGGAACAACAACATAACTCAGAGCCCTGATAAGAACGGGTTTGATCACAATGGGGCTTTGCAAGAACAAAGTCTCTTAAGTATGTCTTCAACAGACTTGGAGTTACAAGCACTTACAGGAAGCATGACCAATAAAAATGAGTTACAAAAACAAGAGCTGTGGAGACCAGAAGAGTTCAAACAAATGAATGACCTCAGATTTATTCAGCCCACAAAACACAGAGAGCTCAAATATTCTGGCTCCTGGCCAGGTGATCAGTACAAAGACCAGCAGACACAGACCAGTTTCTCTGAAGAACCTGAGAGCCCACAATTTTTCCATGGTACAAAGCCTGGGCAGCCTGATAGTAGCAAACTGCTGTCTCCAAAACTCCTGGGATGTACAGCATCCACGATGGGGGCAAAACAGACAGGATCACCTTCTGATGAaagaggctgcaggcagagcgGTTACGGTATGAAGGGCCAGACACACCTCAGCCAGTCTAGCAACAGTGCATTTTCCAGGACTGCCACCTCAGTCCTTCAGGCTCCCTCCCCAAAAGCCCACCAGAGCCAGCCTGTGCCTGTCCAAGAGAGGGAAAATGGCCTTCTTTTCAAGGGAGATGTAGTTAAGGGAGAAACAGGTGCTCCCTGCAACAGTAAAGAGCTGTTTGGGCAGTTCCTGTTGAAACCTGTAAGTCGCCGTCCCTGGGATGCAATAAGTGAGCTAGAAAGTTTTAACAAGGAGCTgcaagggcaggaggagagcacaAGCAGTGAAGAAGATTTGGcaagtgctgcagctcctctgcagacAGGTGCCTTTACGCAGAGGAGGGAGTCCAGAAATCAGAAGTCAAGCCAGGAGCCAAAACATGGTGGGAAATCAGAAGTGGTTGTGCCAGAGGTGCCTGTATTTAGGTCAGGAAGGGTTAAAAGTAAGTCTGAAAGTTGGAGCATGGGGACAGAGTGTGGTGGTGCCGAGCCAAGAGGTGTTGGCTCTCAAGGCTCCTCAAAGCCAGGCGGGAGCAGTGAAGGAGTCAGGCCAGCAGATGGAAGTCTGATAACAAAAATGGGGATGGGGGAAGCCAAGAGCAGAACGAGCAAACAGCCAGTTCATGTTGGCCCTGTCAAAAGAATTTTGTCCAGTAGCCCAAGTAGTTCATGTCACAGTAATCCTTTCAATAACCCTGTTTTGCAGGAGATGAGTGAAGACCAAAATTACCTAGACTTTGTTAAACTGAGCAAAGGGGCAACTCCCACAAATGACAGGGTATTAGAGAGAGGGTCAGTAGTACGCTTGTCACTAACAAAGAGGAACCAAAGGTGCTCTGAGCCAGATTTGAGGTCAGTGGGACTTGATGTGGCCCCAGAACCTGGTGCTAACAACTCTGATCACTCTTCAGATGCAAATGCAGTGGAAATCCCTGTGAATGAGTCATTGCAGGCAAGAGCTGCAAGAATTTTAGGTATAGATATTGCAGTGGAGTCTCTCCTTCCAGATGACCACGCCGGGCCCCACCCAGGCACTAGCCCTTCAAATGGTGCTCAGGACTTTGAGTCATCATCAGTGGGGAGCACAGTAAGtaacaaagaaggaaaaaaagaggattcTTATGAAGGCAGACGAAAGTGTGGCTGGACAGAGAGTGCTCTCTTTGTCAGAGCTGGAGGACGATCTTTACACCCTGATGAATGCCAGGCCACTCACCAGGAAGCCAGCACTAAACCACTGGTAACTGAGCATGTTGTTGAACAACCTGTGAGTCCCAAGCAAGGTGAGGACCAAAACTTGGTTTGTAAGTCAGCTGCATATCAGCATTCAGAAAAGAGAGTGAGGAGCACCTCGAAAGTGATAGAGACACTCCAAGGCAAGCTTACGTCTCCACCCAGCCGGACTGCCATGGATCGCTTGGTGCGAATGAAAGAAGTTGACTCTGTGTCGCGGATGAGACGTCTGAGCATTAAGAGCGCGGACTCAGGAGAGGAGGTGGATGAGGAGAAGCTGTTGAAGGTcccagaggagagaggaagcaaACTGGCAAGCTCAGGGGCTGTTTCCAAGCGTGTTATCTCTCTCAGTGAAAATGGATGTTTAGGTGGAATGGACAAGAAGAAGATCgacagagatttttctttag ATACATATGACCCCACAAAAGTTGAAAAGGTGTGA